The genomic interval CTATACCCAAACCATTAAAACCTCCCGATACTTCTAGTCCTCAAGCAACCCTCCGCAGTTTTATCAATGATGTGAATTCGGCTCATGAAGAACTCATGGAAGCTTATACACATTATCTTGAGGAACCCGGACTATTGGCTTCTCAATCTGTTCTCGCTCACGCTCGAGTAGCGCGCCAGTTTTTCGATCGCGCTTCTCGCTGTTTGGATACGCGGGAAGCTCCGGAACGCTTGCAAAAAAATGTTGCGACCGAAGGAACATTACTACTCAAAGAAATTTTAGATCGAATTGAACTCCCTTACTATAGTGAAATCCCCGATCGCGAATATATTGAGAATGCAAGTAGTAAAGATCGAGACGATCTATTAATACGTTGGCAAATTCCCGATACAGAAATTGAAATTGTTGAAATTACAGAAGGCAAGCATATTGGAGAATTTTTGTTTTCTCAGGATACTGTATCGCGATTATCAGAATTTTATGAAAAGGTAAACCATTTGCCCTATAAACCCGGATCGACTGTAGGTTTTTACCAATTTTATAGCTCAACACCTGGAAGATTACTACCACCTAAATGGTTTCAATGGTTGCCCGAATATTCGCGAACCGTTTACTGGGATCAGACTCTTTGGCAGTGGCTATCCTTATTAATTGTAATTATCATAACATTTTTAGGAGTATTTTTTATATTTTTAATTAACTCAAAAAAGATAAAAGGACTCAGCTCCTTAAATCGTAGCTTAGGCATTCTTCCCGCTCCATTGCTTAGTATTTTTTTATTCGATACTTCCAGTCACTTTCTTAGCGAGCAAATCAATATTACTGGCTCAATTCTTTTGATTTCCATTACCCTATTTGAGTTTTTCTTCTGGAATATGGTTGCGTTTTTAACCTTTTGTTTGATTAATGCCATTGCCGAGGCTGTCATTCATCACAATACAACCAATAAGCGGAAAGTTGATACGAACTTAATTCGGGTATTCGTCCGCTTAATTAGCTTTGGGTTAGGTGGCTTAATTTTGCTGTATGGCGTACAACAATTGGGCATTAACTTACTGCCATTAATTGCTGGTTTAGGTGTTGGGGGTTTAGCGATCGCCCTCGGCGCGCAATCGACTCTAGAAAACATGATTGCCGGGTTAGCTCTGTTTTTCGATAGTCCGGTTACTGTCGGAGATTTGTGCGTGTTTGGAGAGCAAGAAGGAATCGTACAATCAATTGGATTGCGATCGATCCGCCTTCGTGGCGTTGACGGTACTTGGATTTCAATGCCGAATTCAGCATTTTGCCAATTAGAATTGATCAATAAAAGTCGATGCGATAAAATTCTCTTTAAACAC from Roseofilum casamattae BLCC-M143 carries:
- a CDS encoding mechanosensitive ion channel family protein, with protein sequence MRNLKWYKGIQCYGLAIVTLLLAILLQAPGMGGIAIPKPLKPPDTSSPQATLRSFINDVNSAHEELMEAYTHYLEEPGLLASQSVLAHARVARQFFDRASRCLDTREAPERLQKNVATEGTLLLKEILDRIELPYYSEIPDREYIENASSKDRDDLLIRWQIPDTEIEIVEITEGKHIGEFLFSQDTVSRLSEFYEKVNHLPYKPGSTVGFYQFYSSTPGRLLPPKWFQWLPEYSRTVYWDQTLWQWLSLLIVIIITFLGVFFIFLINSKKIKGLSSLNRSLGILPAPLLSIFLFDTSSHFLSEQINITGSILLISITLFEFFFWNMVAFLTFCLINAIAEAVIHHNTTNKRKVDTNLIRVFVRLISFGLGGLILLYGVQQLGINLLPLIAGLGVGGLAIALGAQSTLENMIAGLALFFDSPVTVGDLCVFGEQEGIVQSIGLRSIRLRGVDGTWISMPNSAFCQLELINKSRCDKILFKHKIHLSYETTSEQLQFILIKFRGMLMEHPMVLELPFYVRCVEYSDFAIDIEFFAYIGTANQQKFLFIQEELLLKIKDIVEEVGTTFATSV